A single Nicotiana tabacum cultivar K326 chromosome 5, ASM71507v2, whole genome shotgun sequence DNA region contains:
- the LOC142180993 gene encoding uncharacterized protein LOC142180993 — MSKIPIMLKSNGNWDNYGRFRDFEVDAIVVDDNASYGILSSTIAEQLSIDTSDKIIEIKYIVNENCPPMEIRNDMGVRVYMETKKENKNLGSYPLCISVRDFNMELAINNESTSAGSSGSLNLLEFPSSPAIEEYQSEIITESTQTYIEEGQVYQDKQTVAAAMKNYSVMHKFQFRVKRSSHRSYWLICVAESCKWHFKATSINDSALFKIRSFSRQHTCCLMDETFIQRKRTATVLGSMVVPKYCDPKTVYTPKDIQTDMLSEHGLNLSYMQAWRAKEKALQFLRGNPCDSYNKLPKYFYILEKNYPCSVVKLKKAADDCFLYAFVALCTSINGWQHCRPVVVVDGTFLKSAYRGIMLTASTMDAAGIIFPLAYAVVDSENDASWKWFFEQFKEAYGERPSMCVVSDRHETRSYTLDEFNERMLKIEELNAVTKDARELPILDLFEYMRTLLERWTKEKLSKANGTFTYLGHKYNKELEDNSTLSQKLRVRASTDHIHTVLDGVKRYIVCLENKKCSCGQFHLDELPCAHALATLRHRNETYENYCSPYYTRKSLLLTYEMPVNPLPDEGKWDVPQHILDEVVKPPAGDKRQPGRPHKERYKTFDEIKSKKYKVSCGNCGGEEHNKRTCKNAPKKK, encoded by the exons ATGTCAAAAATCCCAATAATGCTGAAATCGAATGGTAATTGGGATAACTATGGTAGATTTAGAGATTTTGAAGTTGATGCCATTGTGGTAGATGATAATGCAAGCTACGGAATTCTCAGTTCTACAATTGCAGAACAATTATCGATTGATACATCGgataaaattatagaaatcaaatacattgtgaACGAGAATTGTCCTCCAATGGAGATTAGGAATGATATGGGGGTTCGTGTGTACATGGAAACCAAAAAGGAGAATAAAAACTTAGGTTCGTATCCTTTATGTATAAGCGTAAgagatttcaatatggaattggCAATCAACAATGAAAGCACCAGTGCAG GTTCGTCTGGATCCCTAAACTTACTTGAATTTCCATCCTCACCAGCTATAGAGGAAtatcaaagtgaaataataactgaaTCTACGCAAACATATATTGAAGAAGGACAAGTTTATCAGGACAAGCAAACAGTAGCTGCTGCAATGAAGAATTATTCAGTGATGCACAAGTTCCAGTTCAGAGTAAAAAGATCTAGTCATAGAAG CTACTGGCTTATATGTGTTGCTGAAAGCTGTAAATGGCATTTCAAGGCAACGTCAATTAATGATTCGGCATTGTTCAAGATAAGAAGTTTCAGCCGTCAACACACATGCTGCCTAATGGACGAAACATTCATACAGCGCAAACGTACTGCAACAGTACTTGGTAGCATGGTCGTTCCAAAGTATTGTGATCCTAAGACTGTTTACACACCAAAGGACATACAAACTGACATGTTATCCGAACATGGACTGAACCTAAGCTACATGCAAGcatggagagcaaaggaaaaagCTTTACAGTTTTTGAGAGGGAATCCGTGTGACTCCTACAACaaattacccaaatatttttatattcttgagaagaattatccttgtTCTGTTGTTAAATTGAAGAAGGCAGCAGATGATTGCTTCTTATACGCATTTGTTGCTCTTTGTACATCAATAAATGGTTGGCAACATTGTAGGCCGGTAGTAGTGGTTGATGGGACATTCTTAAAGTCAGCCTACAGGGGGATTATGCTGACAGCAAGCACCATGGATGCAGCAG GTATTATTTTTCCCTTGGCATATGCTGTGGTTGATTCTGAAAACGACGCGTCTTGGAAgtggttctttgagcaattcaaggaGGCATATGGTGAAAGACCTTCAATGTGTGTTGTTTCAGATAGGCATGAGA CACGGTCATACACTctggatgaatttaatgaaaggatgTTGAAGATTGAAGAG TTGAATGCTGTAACAAAAGATGCAAGAGAGCTTCCAATACTTGATCTATTTGAATATATGAGGACTCTTCTTGAACGTTGGACAAAAGAAAAGTTATCGAAGGCAAATGGTACTTTCACATACCTTGGTCACAAATACAACAAAGAATTGGAAGACAATAGTACATTATCTCAGAAACTGAGG gtgagggcttcaacaGATCATATACATACTGTGTTAGATGGTGTGAAGCGGTACATTGTGTGTCTAGAAAACAAGAAATGTAGCTGTGGACAATTCCATCTTGATGAACTTCCATGTGCGCATGCTTTGGCAACATTAAGGCATAGGAATGAAACATACGAAAACTATTGCTCTCCGTATTACACAAGGAAGAGCCTTCTGCTTACCTATGAAATGCCAGTAAATCCTCTTCCTGATGAAGGCAAATGGGATGTGCCACAACATATTTTGGATGAGGTAGTAAAGCCACCGGCGGGAGATAAAAGGCAGCCAGGGAGACCTCACAAGGAAAGATATAAAACATTTGATGAAATAAAGTCAAAGAAATACAAGGTGTCATGTGGCAATTGTGGAGGTGAAGAGCATAACAAAAGAACTTGCAAGAATGCGCCGAAAAAGAAATGA